GAAGGAGACGCACGGGTTAAGGCTTAAAATTTATACTGCAGGGTTACGCCATCCAGGTTTTCGCCAAGCACAGGAATCACGCTAGGGGAGACGGAAAGGCCACTGTTGTTGCCCTTCTTATGCAATTGGGGCACCACAATTCCTACCACAGCCCCTACGCCATAGCCAATGAGGTTATCACTGAGAAAATGCTTTCCTGCTTCCAGGCGCAGATATCCTACTGCCGCCGGTACCAGGGCCGCTCCAGCCCACACAAAGGGGCGAGCCGGAGAGTCCGGGTTGAAGTCATGGAAAATCTTGGCCGTGAAGAAAGTTATAGTAGACACTGCCGCAGTATGGCCGGCGTAAAAAGAGTTATGGGCGTTGGCCCGGGTTTTCTCGCTGGTAGGCACTGCTCCTGATTTATCATAGACCAGCGGCCGAACCCGTGGGTTGGCAGCAGACCCCATGGTAAAGAGCGTACCCGTAATGGCCATGGTCTCTACATACAACACCATCACCTGGCCGGTTTTAGCCTTTATCTCTGGGTCAAAGAGCAGTAACGCGGGGGCGGCCAGTGAGCTGTACAGCATGACATCGCTTACTTTTTTGGCGCTTTCACTATGGTTGCCAGCGGCAAATCGGTCAAAGGAATTGACATTGCTTTTCTGTACGGCCTCGGCCTGCTCAGGGGTAAAGGCAGATTTCTGCTGCATGAGGTACAAGCCTAATCCACTTAATCCCATGCCGGCGGCCGTGATGGGCGCGTCTACTTTGAAAGAAGTCTTATAAGGGGAGGCTGACTGGCCAACCACCTGAGAAACAGTAAACAGGGAAATAACTAAAGAATAGAAGAATTTCTTCATAAATAAAGGTGAGATTCTAAATGGGTAGTAAAGTTTTTTGTGAAACGGGAGGAGGGGTAAAAAGTTTCTGCCCAAGCCAACCAGGCATTTTTTGTTATTATGTTCCGCTGGCGTTTTAAACCTGTTTTCCCGAAAACGTGCCCATAACAGACTGCTGCTTCGCGTTTGCACGCACCCATCTTCAGACCCGCCGCCCACCTGTTTTACAAGTAAACTTTTGCATCTCCATCAATTACGTTAATTTTGTCTCTTGCGGCCGAGGCTGCCATTACATTGTACCTAACTTTTAGATAATGCCTTATCTTTTTACATCTGAGTCGGTATCCGAAGGGCACCCGGATAAAGTAGCCGACCAAATCTCTGATGCCCTGTTAGATGAGTTCCTTAAGCAGGACCCTCAATCTAAAGTGGCTTGTGAAACCTTGGTAACCACCGGTTTGGTGGTATTAAGCGGTGAAGTGAAAACGCAGGCTTACGTAGACGTGCAGAAGGTTGCCCGTGAAGTAATTGCCCGTATTGGTTATACCAAATCTGAATATAAGTTTGATGCCGAGGCCTGCGGAATTATCTCTGCCATTCATGAGCAGTCAGATGATATTAACCAAGGAGTAGAGCGTGCCAAGCCAGAAGACCAGGGCGCAGGCGACCAGGGCATGATGTTTGGCTACGCCACCAATGAGACCGATAGCTACATGCCCCTGGCATTGGAGATCTCGCACCTTCTCTTGAAAGAATTGGCTGCTGTCCGGAAGGAAGGGAAAGAAATGACCTACCTGCGTCCAGACGCCAAATCTCAGGTAACCATCCGTTACTCAGATACCCACGTTCCGGAGAAGATTGACACCATTGTTATCTCTACCCAGCATGATGAGTTTGAAAGCTCAGATGCCAATGACAAGGCCGCCTCTAAGCAGGCCGAAGAGAAAATGGTGGCCAAGATCAAAGAAGATGTGTTGAACATTCTCCTGCCAAGGGTGAAAAGCAAGCTGCCACAGCGCACCGCTGATCTGTTCGCAGATGATATTACCTACCACATTAACCCTACCGGGAAATTCGTGATTGGCGGACCGCACGGGGACACCGGCTTGACCGGCCGTAAGATCATTGTAGATACCTACGGTGGCAAAGGCGCCCACGGCGGCGGGGCATTCTCCGGAAAAGACTCTTCTAAAGTAGACCGTTCTGCGGCCTATGCTGCGCGGCACATTGCCAAGAACCTGGTAGCTGCCGGCGTAGCCGACCAGGTACTGGTGCAGGTAGCCTATGCTATTGGCGTGGCAGAGCCGGTAGGCCTCTACGTTACCACCTACGGAACCACTAAGGTGACCGGAGCCAACGGGGAGACCATGACTGACGGTGAGATTGCCGATAAGGTGAACGAGCTGTTTGAGATGAGGCCTTATGATATTGTAAAGCGCTTTGGTCTCCAGAACCCTATCTTCTCTGAAACTGCCGCATACGGCCATATGGGCCGGGAGGCAGGCGTGAAAAAAGTGCAATAC
This Rufibacter radiotolerans DNA region includes the following protein-coding sequences:
- a CDS encoding phosphatase PAP2 family protein codes for the protein MKKFFYSLVISLFTVSQVVGQSASPYKTSFKVDAPITAAGMGLSGLGLYLMQQKSAFTPEQAEAVQKSNVNSFDRFAAGNHSESAKKVSDVMLYSSLAAPALLLFDPEIKAKTGQVMVLYVETMAITGTLFTMGSAANPRVRPLVYDKSGAVPTSEKTRANAHNSFYAGHTAAVSTITFFTAKIFHDFNPDSPARPFVWAGAALVPAAVGYLRLEAGKHFLSDNLIGYGVGAVVGIVVPQLHKKGNNSGLSVSPSVIPVLGENLDGVTLQYKF
- the metK gene encoding methionine adenosyltransferase, producing MPYLFTSESVSEGHPDKVADQISDALLDEFLKQDPQSKVACETLVTTGLVVLSGEVKTQAYVDVQKVAREVIARIGYTKSEYKFDAEACGIISAIHEQSDDINQGVERAKPEDQGAGDQGMMFGYATNETDSYMPLALEISHLLLKELAAVRKEGKEMTYLRPDAKSQVTIRYSDTHVPEKIDTIVISTQHDEFESSDANDKAASKQAEEKMVAKIKEDVLNILLPRVKSKLPQRTADLFADDITYHINPTGKFVIGGPHGDTGLTGRKIIVDTYGGKGAHGGGAFSGKDSSKVDRSAAYAARHIAKNLVAAGVADQVLVQVAYAIGVAEPVGLYVTTYGTTKVTGANGETMTDGEIADKVNELFEMRPYDIVKRFGLQNPIFSETAAYGHMGREAGVKKVQYKVNGQVEEREFETFTWEKLDYVDRIKASFNL